One window of Anaerolineales bacterium genomic DNA carries:
- a CDS encoding CinA family nicotinamide mononucleotide deamidase-related protein, which yields MTSAEIITIGTEILLGEIVDTNTRYIARTLRSLGVDLYRTITIGDNVDRIASAISHSMERANIVITTGGLGPTVDDPTREAVAKAIGVETEFREDLWQQVVETIGRYGRKPSENQKRQAYVPKGAIGLRNPVGTAPCFIVETEKNAVISLPGVPAEMEHILHESVIPYLQKRFGLDAIIKVRVLHCAGLGEGMIDERIADLETLSNPTVGLAAHTGVVDIRVAAKAKSESEANEMIAKVEADIRTRLGSVIFGADEDRLHEVVLDMVTRRGLTLTAVESGLDGMLARKIPHSASIPNLSLESLTEALRSARAERKADIALGVTVHMDERAAEMAMITSKGEKTHRITYGGPPRSLPRWSMNLALNWLRTSLEELN from the coding sequence ATGACCTCTGCAGAAATCATCACCATCGGAACGGAAATATTGCTCGGCGAGATCGTGGATACGAATACCCGCTACATCGCCCGCACGCTGCGCAGCCTGGGCGTGGATTTGTATCGCACCATCACCATTGGGGATAATGTCGACCGGATTGCCAGCGCAATCAGCCATTCGATGGAACGCGCAAATATCGTCATTACCACCGGCGGGCTGGGTCCCACCGTGGATGACCCCACGCGAGAAGCCGTCGCCAAAGCCATCGGGGTGGAGACGGAATTTCGCGAAGACCTTTGGCAGCAAGTCGTCGAAACCATCGGTCGTTATGGGCGCAAACCCTCTGAGAATCAAAAACGTCAGGCGTATGTTCCCAAAGGTGCAATTGGTTTAAGAAATCCGGTTGGGACGGCTCCGTGTTTCATCGTAGAGACTGAAAAGAATGCTGTGATCTCATTGCCCGGCGTGCCCGCTGAAATGGAACACATTCTGCACGAATCGGTCATTCCTTATTTGCAAAAACGCTTCGGGCTCGACGCGATCATCAAGGTCCGCGTGCTGCATTGCGCAGGTCTGGGTGAAGGCATGATCGATGAAAGAATCGCAGACCTTGAAACGCTGAGCAATCCCACAGTCGGCCTTGCGGCGCATACGGGTGTGGTGGATATCCGCGTTGCGGCAAAAGCCAAAAGTGAGTCCGAGGCGAATGAAATGATCGCCAAAGTTGAAGCGGATATCCGCACGCGCCTCGGCTCCGTTATCTTTGGCGCAGACGAAGACCGGCTCCATGAAGTGGTCCTCGACATGGTCACGCGGCGCGGATTGACCCTGACCGCCGTTGAAAGCGGACTCGATGGTATGCTGGCGCGAAAGATTCCGCATTCCGCTTCCATCCCGAACTTGAGCCTGGAATCGTTGACCGAAGCTTTGCGCTCCGCCCGGGCCGAAAGGAAAGCGGATATTGCGCTTGGCGTCACCGTCCATATGGACGAGCGCGCTGCCGAGATGGCGATGATCACATCTAAAGGAGAAAAGACCCATCGCATCACCTATGGCGGTCCGCCAAGGAGCCTTCC
- a CDS encoding FAD-binding oxidoreductase, giving the protein MDIPKTADILIIGGGVMGASAAYHLAKRGVKDILLLEKESHFGTGATGRCAGGVRYQFSTEINVTLSIHSLPMIENFKEEIGQDPGYHKYGYLLVATNEIEVKEFRRNVAMQNRLGVQTELLSGDEVRRRLPLMRFDDALAGTFHWKDGTADPNSIVMGYINASQKMGVRALTGVEVIGVTVSGGEVRSVKTNLGEIEARVVLNAAGPWSGLIAAMAGINVPLIPLRRQMFTTNPLKEVPENFPFVIDFAKSLYFHREGEGLLVGMSNPDEKPGYDQSVDENFELVNLEAAIGRMPLLEKASRASHWAGLYEMTPDAHPIYGATDVKGFFLCTGFSGHGFMHGPISGKLLSEYILDGKYSSVDVSMLDLKRFEEGRLIKEYNVV; this is encoded by the coding sequence ATGGATATTCCAAAGACAGCAGACATCCTCATTATAGGCGGCGGTGTAATGGGGGCCAGCGCCGCATACCATCTCGCAAAACGCGGGGTGAAAGACATTCTCCTCCTGGAAAAAGAAAGTCATTTCGGCACCGGTGCAACGGGAAGATGCGCGGGCGGGGTGCGTTATCAATTTTCCACTGAGATCAACGTCACTTTGTCCATACATAGCCTGCCGATGATCGAAAATTTCAAAGAGGAAATCGGACAGGACCCCGGCTATCACAAGTACGGATATTTGCTGGTGGCGACGAATGAAATTGAAGTAAAAGAGTTCAGGCGTAATGTTGCCATGCAGAATCGACTGGGCGTGCAAACGGAATTGCTGAGCGGAGATGAGGTCCGCAGGCGGCTGCCACTCATGCGGTTCGACGACGCGTTGGCTGGCACATTTCATTGGAAAGACGGCACGGCGGACCCGAACAGCATCGTGATGGGATATATCAACGCCTCGCAGAAGATGGGCGTCAGGGCGCTTACGGGCGTGGAAGTGATTGGAGTCACTGTCAGCGGCGGAGAGGTTCGCAGCGTTAAAACAAATCTGGGTGAGATCGAGGCGCGAGTCGTGTTGAACGCGGCGGGACCGTGGTCAGGTCTGATCGCTGCGATGGCGGGGATCAACGTTCCGCTCATCCCCCTGCGCAGGCAAATGTTCACAACGAATCCATTGAAAGAAGTGCCGGAGAATTTTCCGTTCGTCATTGACTTTGCCAAGTCATTGTATTTTCATCGCGAAGGCGAGGGTTTGCTGGTCGGCATGAGCAACCCCGACGAAAAGCCTGGATATGACCAAAGCGTGGACGAGAATTTCGAACTGGTCAACCTTGAAGCCGCCATCGGACGAATGCCGCTTTTGGAAAAGGCAAGCCGCGCATCTCATTGGGCAGGTCTTTACGAAATGACGCCGGATGCGCATCCCATTTATGGCGCGACGGATGTAAAGGGTTTTTTTCTATGCACCGGATTCTCAGGTCACGGCTTCATGCACGGACCGATCTCCGGGAAGCTGTTGAGCGAATATATCCTGGATGGAAAATATTCAAGCGTGGATGTATCGATGCTCGACCTGAAGCGCTTCGAAGAGGGACGTTTGATAAAAGAGTACAATGTGGTTTAA
- a CDS encoding ornithine cyclodeaminase family protein — protein sequence MLVLNADEVRKALPMRETIEAMKKAYASLSGGQAEAPLRTRLSIPNQNALSIFMPAYVHTDEEDALAIKIVSIFPDNPARGLPYIEAAVVAFEADTGKVSALLDGGSLTAIRTGAGSGAAIDLLARKDSHTVAIFGAGAQGRTQLEAACSVRKIEKAWVYDSDAKRTETFVAEMAGHGAIPADLKPASSSREAVKSADIICTATTSNTPVFADADIKPGAHISAIGSYTPDMVEIPPETIQRAGVFVDSRSAVLAEAGDLIQPMKSGLITEAHVRAELGEIILGRKPGRSSEMEITYFKSVGVAVQDAMAAQLALKNAKAMRLGREIEL from the coding sequence ATGCTCGTATTGAACGCCGATGAAGTTCGTAAAGCCCTACCAATGCGGGAGACCATCGAAGCGATGAAGAAGGCCTACGCCTCGCTCTCAGGCGGGCAGGCGGAGGCGCCCCTTCGGACGCGCTTATCGATCCCGAACCAGAACGCGCTCTCAATCTTCATGCCCGCCTATGTCCACACCGACGAAGAGGATGCGCTTGCCATCAAGATCGTTTCCATCTTTCCCGACAACCCAGCGCGCGGACTGCCTTACATCGAGGCGGCAGTGGTCGCATTCGAAGCTGATACGGGGAAAGTTTCCGCGCTGCTCGACGGGGGTTCGCTTACCGCCATCCGCACAGGCGCAGGGAGCGGCGCAGCAATAGACCTGCTCGCGCGTAAAGACAGTCATACAGTCGCCATCTTCGGCGCAGGGGCGCAGGGGCGCACGCAACTTGAAGCCGCCTGTTCTGTCCGCAAGATCGAAAAGGCATGGGTCTACGATTCGGACGCAAAACGCACTGAAACCTTTGTCGCTGAAATGGCAGGACACGGGGCGATTCCTGCCGACCTAAAACCTGCTTCATCCTCCCGCGAGGCGGTGAAATCCGCTGACATCATTTGCACAGCCACAACATCAAACACGCCGGTTTTTGCCGATGCCGACATCAAGCCCGGGGCGCATATCTCGGCTATCGGCTCCTACACACCGGATATGGTCGAAATTCCTCCCGAAACCATTCAACGCGCCGGGGTTTTCGTGGATTCGCGCTCAGCGGTCCTGGCTGAAGCTGGAGATTTGATCCAACCGATGAAAAGCGGATTGATCACGGAGGCTCACGTCCGCGCTGAGTTGGGTGAGATCATCCTTGGCAGGAAACCGGGCAGAAGCTCAGAGATGGAGATCACCTATTTCAAATCCGTCGGTGTTGCGGTGCAGGATGCAATGGCGGCGCAGCTGGCGTTGAAGAATGCAAAAGCGATGAGACTGGGAAGGGAGATCGAGTTATAA
- a CDS encoding ABC transporter ATP-binding protein, giving the protein MPMLTLDNVNTYYGNIHALKGITLSIEKGEIVTLIGGNGAGKTTTLRTISGLLKPREGTVRLNGEDLSKYKAHEIVYKGISMVPEGRGVFARLTVNENLEMGAYSLKDPQGISRNMERVFTLFPRLKERHTQVAGTLSGGEQQMLATGRALMASPSILLMDEPSMGLAPVLVELIFDTIQQINKEGVTILLVEQNALMALSIAHRGYVLQTGEIVISDSAENLKNNPTVQKAYLGME; this is encoded by the coding sequence ATGCCCATGCTGACACTTGACAACGTCAACACTTATTATGGCAACATCCATGCCCTCAAGGGAATCACACTCTCCATCGAAAAAGGAGAGATCGTCACCCTGATCGGTGGCAATGGTGCTGGAAAAACCACCACCCTGAGGACTATTTCAGGTCTTCTCAAGCCGCGCGAAGGGACCGTCCGCCTTAACGGCGAAGATCTCTCGAAATACAAGGCGCATGAAATTGTGTACAAGGGTATTTCCATGGTGCCCGAAGGGCGCGGCGTGTTTGCCCGTCTCACCGTGAACGAAAACTTGGAAATGGGCGCCTACAGCCTCAAGGATCCCCAGGGAATCAGCCGCAACATGGAGAGGGTGTTCACACTCTTCCCGCGTCTGAAAGAGCGTCATACCCAGGTGGCTGGCACACTTTCCGGTGGTGAACAACAAATGCTCGCCACAGGACGCGCGCTCATGGCAAGCCCCAGCATCCTGCTCATGGACGAACCTTCGATGGGACTCGCACCAGTGCTGGTGGAACTGATCTTCGATACCATTCAGCAGATCAACAAGGAAGGCGTCACGATCCTGCTCGTCGAGCAGAACGCTCTCATGGCGCTCTCCATCGCTCACCGCGGCTATGTTTTACAAACAGGCGAGATCGTCATCAGCGACTCCGCCGAAAATCTCAAAAATAACCCAACCGTCCAAAAGGCGTACCTTGGAATGGAATAA